A stretch of bacterium DNA encodes these proteins:
- a CDS encoding exosortase system-associated protein, TIGR04073 family has protein sequence MSQFSSTTRARSRRALVTTLLIALAIALVVPSAASARDTAARKLGRGVSNLTLGVLALPGQMKDTTEDSGPFVGATWGFVKGVGYVAAHEVVGLFELLTCPFETPPGYKPIMKPEFPWEYFTERRATRR, from the coding sequence GTGAGCCAGTTTTCGTCCACGACCCGCGCGCGTTCGCGCCGAGCCCTCGTCACCACTCTCCTGATCGCGCTGGCGATCGCGCTCGTCGTGCCCTCGGCCGCGTCCGCCCGGGACACCGCGGCGCGCAAGCTCGGCCGAGGCGTCTCGAACCTGACGCTGGGTGTGCTCGCGCTTCCGGGTCAGATGAAGGATACGACCGAGGACTCCGGCCCCTTCGTCGGGGCCACCTGGGGATTCGTGAAGGGCGTCGGATACGTCGCGGCGCACGAGGTCGTCGGTCTCTTCGAGCTCCTGACCTGCCCCTTCGAGACGCCGCCCGGCTACAAGCCCATCATGAAGCCCGAGTTTCCCTGGGAGTACTTCACCGAGCGCCGCGCCACGCGACGTTAG
- the arfB gene encoding aminoacyl-tRNA hydrolase, with product MAARRGREDRALPGGNRIPALEIEELASRASGPGGQHVNTSSTRVSLRWNLRTSRGLMPDGRERLLRKLASRLTSDGVLVVHADRHRSRRRNLEEAHDRLFEVVRTALYQAPARRPTKPRKGAVERRLQEKRRRSAVKRERRHRRDDD from the coding sequence ATGGCAGCGAGGCGCGGGCGCGAGGATCGGGCGCTGCCGGGCGGCAATCGTATCCCGGCCCTCGAGATCGAGGAGCTGGCGAGCCGGGCCAGCGGCCCCGGCGGCCAGCACGTGAACACGTCCAGCACCCGAGTCTCGCTGCGCTGGAACCTGCGCACGTCGAGGGGGCTCATGCCGGACGGCCGGGAACGCCTGCTCCGCAAGCTGGCGAGCCGGCTCACGAGTGACGGCGTGCTGGTGGTCCATGCGGACCGCCATCGCAGCCGGCGCCGGAACCTCGAAGAAGCCCACGATCGCCTCTTCGAGGTCGTTCGGACGGCCCTCTATCAGGCGCCTGCCAGGCGGCCGACGAAGCCGCGCAAGGGGGCCGTCGAGCGACGTTTGCAGGAGAAACGTCGCAGAAGTGCGGTCAAGCGTGAGCGTCGCCACCGACGAGATGACGACTGA
- a CDS encoding LPP20 family lipoprotein, translated as MKIRGKSDRVARLTIGFALALAIGCANSAPPAKSRYATRPPKPASLADAPAWLTSGCRANWSDPARARRIVCGVGSAPAHRNRVAARETAIARGRAEIARSLEVTIESLVRLEDRSGGSGDLDTIVHQLSSTSMRGIQLEEVWRATSGETYALVSLDVARIEETVRDTPRLSPAARESLATRAAAAFAALEAETTEASRPR; from the coding sequence ATGAAGATCCGAGGGAAGAGCGATCGCGTTGCCCGGCTCACGATCGGATTCGCTCTCGCGCTCGCGATCGGCTGTGCCAACTCCGCACCACCCGCGAAGTCGCGCTACGCGACACGGCCCCCGAAACCCGCATCGCTCGCCGACGCACCCGCATGGCTGACCTCCGGGTGCCGCGCGAACTGGTCCGACCCGGCGCGCGCACGACGGATCGTCTGCGGCGTCGGCTCCGCCCCGGCGCATCGCAATCGCGTCGCGGCCCGCGAGACGGCAATCGCCCGAGGACGCGCCGAGATCGCCCGGAGCCTCGAAGTGACCATCGAGAGCCTCGTCCGCCTCGAAGACCGAAGCGGCGGGAGCGGCGACCTCGACACGATCGTCCACCAGCTCTCGAGCACCTCGATGCGCGGGATCCAGCTCGAAGAGGTCTGGCGGGCCACCAGTGGCGAGACCTACGCCCTCGTCTCGCTGGACGTGGCCCGGATCGAGGAGACGGTGCGCGACACGCCGCGCCTCTCCCCGGCGGCCCGCGAGTCCCTCGCCACCCGCGCCGCGGCCGCCTTCGCCGCGCTCGAAGCCGAAACCACCGAAGCGAGTCGACCGCGCTAG
- a CDS encoding DUF4384 domain-containing protein, translating into MHRRASARSALAAGLAYFLLVAGTLVPGPGAAAATPDWVEQNGTAAAFPAGRFLVGFAQTTGKNEDAVEAAKQQAAADLARQVSVQIESNVVDVLHEQKGHIENELTSRIRATSDIRLDGVRFETHRKRKRVYALAILERLPAAGARRRQRDRAMAETEGCLEAAAAEEAAGRAQQALDAYRGCRRSLDEALEHEAVAAALSRGGLLGDDVGATLAAQSTRISARIRALPHEDATSIRGATSALAAQLAEAGIGRGATLVVAPLLYQGRDVSSPFGREVALSLESAIGRSEVGSAPASGTVVLRGTYAELQADPSVEVVADVGDTTGPAHAASKRDAPARDFQLRVNAKEAATGRLLASAEVVLAGSGVPATLATRPANFERFAEDADKLAGGDVVSGDLRVEVRTDRGDRGIVYDEGEELSLYVRVNQPAWVRLIYVLTSGDHVPITQEWYIDQDKVNQLVEYPSSFEIVPPFGVEMIHAMASNERPPKLVTRTTTIDGERYTVIPDGADQVVRTRGIARRARKQVAEQTLTLTTMRRPR; encoded by the coding sequence ATGCATCGCCGCGCATCCGCCCGATCCGCGCTCGCCGCCGGCCTCGCCTACTTCCTGTTGGTCGCCGGCACCCTCGTCCCCGGCCCCGGCGCCGCGGCGGCGACACCGGACTGGGTCGAGCAGAACGGCACGGCCGCTGCCTTCCCGGCCGGACGATTCCTGGTCGGCTTCGCGCAGACGACCGGGAAGAACGAAGATGCAGTCGAAGCGGCGAAGCAGCAGGCCGCCGCCGACCTCGCGCGACAGGTCTCGGTCCAGATCGAATCGAACGTCGTCGACGTCCTCCACGAGCAGAAGGGCCACATCGAGAACGAGCTCACCAGCCGCATCCGAGCGACCTCGGACATCCGCCTCGACGGCGTCCGCTTCGAGACCCACCGCAAGCGCAAGCGCGTCTACGCCCTCGCCATCCTCGAGCGGCTGCCGGCGGCCGGCGCCCGCCGTCGCCAGCGCGATCGCGCCATGGCCGAGACCGAAGGCTGCCTCGAGGCCGCGGCGGCCGAAGAAGCGGCCGGCCGAGCCCAGCAGGCGCTCGACGCCTACCGCGGTTGCCGCCGTTCCCTCGACGAGGCCCTCGAACACGAAGCCGTCGCTGCGGCCCTCTCGCGCGGCGGGCTGCTCGGGGACGACGTCGGCGCGACCCTGGCCGCCCAGTCCACCCGGATCAGCGCGCGCATTCGCGCTCTCCCCCATGAAGACGCGACGTCGATCCGGGGCGCGACCTCGGCCCTCGCCGCCCAGCTCGCCGAAGCCGGCATCGGCCGCGGCGCCACGCTCGTCGTCGCCCCGCTCCTCTATCAGGGCCGCGACGTCTCGAGCCCGTTCGGACGGGAGGTCGCGCTCTCCCTCGAATCCGCCATCGGTCGGAGCGAGGTCGGCTCGGCGCCCGCCAGCGGCACGGTCGTTCTTCGCGGGACCTATGCAGAGCTCCAGGCCGACCCCTCCGTCGAGGTCGTCGCGGACGTCGGAGACACCACGGGGCCCGCCCACGCCGCGTCGAAGCGCGACGCCCCCGCCCGCGACTTCCAGCTCCGCGTGAACGCCAAGGAAGCCGCGACCGGGCGACTCCTCGCCAGCGCCGAGGTCGTGCTCGCCGGCTCCGGTGTGCCGGCGACCCTCGCGACGCGACCGGCGAACTTCGAGCGCTTCGCCGAAGATGCGGACAAGCTCGCCGGCGGCGACGTCGTTTCCGGCGACCTCCGCGTCGAGGTCCGGACCGACCGCGGCGACCGCGGCATCGTCTACGACGAGGGGGAGGAGCTCTCGCTCTACGTGCGCGTGAACCAGCCCGCCTGGGTCCGCTTGATCTACGTCCTCACGAGCGGCGACCACGTCCCCATCACGCAGGAGTGGTACATCGACCAGGACAAGGTGAACCAGCTCGTCGAGTACCCGTCTTCGTTCGAGATCGTGCCGCCGTTCGGGGTCGAGATGATCCACGCCATGGCCTCCAACGAGCGACCGCCGAAGCTCGTGACGCGGACGACGACGATCGACGGGGAGCGCTACACGGTGATTCCGGACGGCGCGGACCAGGTGGTCCGCACCCGCGGCATCGCCCGCCGCGCGCGCAAGCAGGTCGCCGAGCAGACGCTGACACTTACGACGATGCGCAGGCCGCGGTAA
- a CDS encoding serine protease, producing the protein MGIETGNRNGVLRLRSLLLWAGVLAGALFVVATSAQAFSAARVYREAASSVVLIFGFEDSGAGSSGTGSILTRDGLVLTNNHVIARGESGKLYSNLVVYFKPNPISGDNRKDLTKPFLVDVIARDAELDLALLRVKNAPPGLRPLPIGNSEEVDIGENVAAIGHPGGGGLWTLTTGTVSSKRRDQKRDIFQTDTAINPGNSGGPLLDEYARLVGVNTFVRRVNEQGLPLEGLNYSLRSSLALAWVNRQGAGRVGAVSRASAQAPTPAPAPRSEPAPAPRAEPAPEPAPRAEATPEPEPAPRGDVAPSRMLGDQPETAPEAPPAPAPQRAETPPPAPAEPEAREFVAPDGTRMYGVPNLENDLNDSLMQVREAYAELTKRRDKSINEMEKLFDDYDNF; encoded by the coding sequence ATGGGGATCGAAACTGGAAACCGGAATGGGGTGCTTCGCCTGCGGAGTCTGCTCCTCTGGGCCGGGGTGCTCGCCGGAGCGCTGTTCGTCGTCGCGACATCGGCGCAGGCCTTCTCCGCCGCCAGGGTCTATCGCGAGGCCGCGAGCTCGGTCGTGCTGATCTTCGGATTCGAGGACAGCGGGGCCGGCAGCTCGGGAACGGGCTCGATCCTGACCCGGGACGGGCTGGTGCTGACCAACAACCACGTGATCGCCCGGGGTGAGAGCGGGAAGCTCTACTCGAACCTCGTCGTCTATTTCAAGCCGAATCCGATCTCCGGAGACAACCGGAAGGACCTGACGAAGCCCTTCCTGGTCGACGTGATCGCCCGCGACGCCGAGCTCGACCTCGCGCTGCTCCGCGTGAAGAACGCGCCCCCCGGTCTTCGCCCGCTCCCGATCGGGAACTCGGAAGAGGTCGACATCGGCGAGAACGTCGCGGCGATCGGCCACCCGGGCGGCGGCGGTCTCTGGACGCTCACGACGGGCACCGTCTCGAGCAAGCGGCGCGACCAGAAGCGCGACATCTTCCAGACGGACACCGCGATCAACCCCGGCAACTCCGGCGGTCCGCTCCTCGACGAGTACGCCCGGCTGGTCGGCGTGAACACCTTCGTGCGCCGCGTGAACGAGCAGGGCCTTCCGCTCGAGGGCCTCAACTACTCGCTGCGCAGTTCGCTGGCGCTCGCCTGGGTGAATCGCCAGGGGGCCGGTCGCGTCGGCGCCGTCTCCCGCGCTTCGGCCCAGGCGCCGACCCCCGCGCCGGCCCCGCGTTCGGAGCCTGCGCCCGCGCCGCGTGCCGAACCCGCGCCCGAGCCCGCCCCGCGTGCGGAGGCCACTCCGGAGCCCGAGCCGGCCCCGCGCGGCGACGTGGCGCCCTCGCGCATGCTCGGCGACCAGCCGGAGACCGCTCCGGAGGCGCCGCCCGCCCCCGCCCCGCAGCGCGCCGAGACGCCCCCGCCCGCGCCCGCCGAGCCGGAAGCGCGCGAGTTCGTCGCGCCGGACGGAACGCGCATGTATGGCGTGCCGAATCTCGAGAACGACCTGAACGACTCGCTGATGCAGGTCCGCGAGGCGTACGCGGAGCTCACGAAGCGTCGCGACAAGTCGATCAACGAGATGGAAAAGCTCTTCGACGACTACGACAACTTCTAG
- a CDS encoding LPP20 family lipoprotein: MIRSFLTVAALAVVAVTAGCGKDVSTPDEQIPSEFAGAPDWVLSGCSAYWGDDGGARICGVGNAKFTGNMSITRTKATSRARAEISRTLETKVKNMVKDFQEQVTDGESEMTAEQFSSTTVSLSKATLNGTQQQDTWISPSNELYVLVALDVAAFENSVREMDEMSDKLRTFIESRAKKSFAELDEEMEDY, encoded by the coding sequence ATGATTCGAAGTTTCCTCACCGTCGCGGCGCTGGCCGTCGTGGCCGTGACCGCGGGCTGCGGCAAGGACGTGTCGACCCCCGATGAGCAGATCCCGAGCGAGTTCGCCGGCGCCCCGGACTGGGTGCTCTCCGGCTGCAGCGCCTACTGGGGCGACGATGGCGGCGCGCGCATTTGCGGCGTCGGCAACGCCAAGTTCACCGGCAACATGTCGATCACGCGCACGAAGGCGACCTCCCGAGCGCGCGCCGAGATCAGCCGGACCCTCGAGACCAAGGTCAAGAACATGGTCAAGGACTTCCAGGAGCAGGTCACCGACGGCGAGTCCGAGATGACCGCCGAGCAGTTCTCGAGCACGACCGTCTCCCTCTCGAAGGCCACCCTCAACGGCACCCAGCAGCAGGACACGTGGATCTCGCCGAGCAACGAGCTCTACGTCCTCGTCGCCCTCGACGTGGCCGCCTTCGAGAACTCGGTCCGCGAAATGGACGAGATGAGCGACAAGCTCCGCACCTTCATCGAGTCCCGCGCCAAGAAGTCGTTCGCGGAGCTCGACGAGGAGATGGAGGACTACTGA
- a CDS encoding penicillin-binding protein activator LpoB — MLRVPFRSSFSARASHGALRLGLLLVIAFAVGCGGTTVTRTAVEEEIDLSGLWNDVDSQKVSEEMITDSLSRYWIEDWRDRTGQRPTVIVGAVRNKSSEHINTRTFTKDLERAFVNSGRVRVVADSGEREGLRTERLDQLRNATIETAKSMGKEIGADFMLIGGINTIIDAADNKQVRFYQVELELIALETNEKVWIGQHKLKKLVKNPKYRL; from the coding sequence ATGCTTCGCGTTCCGTTCCGTTCTTCGTTTTCCGCTCGCGCTTCCCACGGCGCGCTTCGCCTCGGGTTGCTCCTCGTGATCGCCTTCGCCGTCGGCTGCGGCGGCACCACCGTCACTCGGACGGCCGTCGAAGAAGAGATCGATCTCTCGGGCCTCTGGAACGACGTCGACAGCCAGAAGGTCTCCGAGGAGATGATCACCGACTCGCTCTCGCGCTACTGGATCGAGGACTGGCGGGACCGCACGGGCCAGAGGCCGACCGTGATCGTCGGCGCCGTCCGCAACAAGTCGAGCGAGCACATCAACACGCGGACCTTCACCAAGGACCTCGAAAGGGCCTTCGTGAACTCCGGCCGCGTCCGGGTCGTCGCGGACAGCGGCGAGCGCGAGGGGCTTCGCACCGAACGCCTCGACCAGCTCCGCAACGCCACGATCGAGACCGCCAAGAGCATGGGCAAGGAGATCGGGGCCGACTTCATGCTGATCGGCGGCATCAACACGATCATCGACGCCGCCGACAACAAGCAGGTCCGCTTCTATCAGGTCGAGCTCGAGCTGATCGCGCTCGAGACGAACGAGAAGGTCTGGATCGGCCAGCACAAGCTCAAGAAGCTGGTGAAGAACCCCAAGTACCGCCTCTAG
- a CDS encoding PilZ domain-containing protein, with protein MSESSSEQVNSRAIVIQRAGELSEFVTILQKLAVTVEIHDGPGLPSPDEVANASVVIVAGKRLLEGRTPNLSLWPRTLAVADNASKTMLAHLNRVGASLVIRRPIHPRTLRLVLLHQLYRGPERRKRKRTHIGHPIRVGAGLFKQRATLLELSDTGARVELPKEPKVGMKLNLLLGKELTLGKPLKLSAKVVRGIRAPGENGRQDSIIGVAFVDPRQHHKAVSAILDRFAAGPASWSGKLEATAGEAPAKPTSPPIEPVPLPEEIDPEASARRLPPTRAAHPRPAAAVAATPPATGTPVEPVAIDEPAAAAATAAPEPKMKVNAEAEAAPATDEGTFHDDLTEAIEPDALPDPDEIEFEADFDPLAPPVEDPEEVFEDEVASALDVLGGEEVEPEETDVDERRSDPRIPYDRRIVALGEEAARVLVGRDLSHGGMRIGPTDAVDVGDTLRVALHCGTELEPLVVLATALRDDGVAGVVLEFQELSDGQRDHLEKIIASSSPLRMGRDEDLFEKSGAVVMGEMLETISKAGPPPPKDKLVDSDDEINAHLDDLFDAD; from the coding sequence GTGAGTGAGTCCAGCAGCGAACAGGTGAATAGCCGCGCGATCGTGATCCAGCGCGCCGGCGAGCTCTCCGAGTTCGTGACGATCCTCCAGAAGCTCGCGGTCACCGTGGAGATCCACGACGGCCCAGGGCTTCCGAGCCCCGACGAGGTCGCGAACGCGTCGGTCGTCATCGTCGCCGGCAAGCGCCTGCTCGAAGGCCGTACCCCGAATCTCTCGCTCTGGCCCCGCACGCTCGCGGTCGCGGACAACGCGAGCAAGACGATGCTCGCCCACTTGAACCGGGTCGGGGCATCCCTCGTCATCCGCCGACCGATCCACCCGCGTACGCTTCGCCTCGTCCTGCTGCACCAGCTCTACCGGGGTCCCGAGCGTCGCAAACGCAAGCGCACCCACATCGGTCATCCGATCCGGGTCGGTGCGGGCCTCTTCAAGCAGCGGGCGACGCTGCTCGAGCTCTCGGATACCGGCGCACGCGTCGAGCTGCCGAAGGAGCCGAAGGTCGGGATGAAGCTCAATCTGCTGCTCGGCAAGGAGCTGACCCTCGGCAAGCCGCTCAAGCTCAGTGCCAAGGTCGTCCGCGGAATTCGCGCCCCCGGCGAGAACGGGCGCCAGGACTCGATCATCGGCGTCGCCTTCGTCGATCCGCGCCAGCACCACAAGGCCGTCTCGGCGATCCTCGATCGATTCGCCGCTGGCCCGGCGAGCTGGAGCGGCAAGCTCGAGGCGACCGCAGGCGAGGCGCCCGCCAAACCGACGAGCCCGCCGATCGAGCCGGTCCCGCTGCCCGAGGAGATCGATCCCGAAGCGTCCGCGCGCAGACTCCCCCCGACCCGAGCAGCGCACCCGCGGCCCGCGGCTGCGGTCGCTGCGACACCTCCGGCGACCGGGACGCCCGTCGAGCCGGTTGCCATCGACGAGCCCGCGGCCGCCGCCGCGACCGCAGCGCCCGAGCCGAAGATGAAGGTGAACGCCGAAGCGGAGGCGGCCCCGGCGACGGACGAGGGCACTTTCCACGACGACCTGACCGAGGCGATCGAGCCGGATGCGCTCCCGGACCCGGACGAGATCGAGTTCGAAGCGGACTTCGATCCCCTCGCGCCGCCGGTCGAAGACCCGGAAGAAGTCTTCGAAGACGAGGTGGCCTCCGCCCTCGACGTGCTGGGCGGCGAGGAAGTCGAGCCCGAAGAAACCGACGTCGACGAGCGACGAAGCGACCCGCGGATCCCGTACGACCGCCGCATCGTCGCCCTCGGCGAGGAGGCCGCGCGCGTCCTCGTCGGTCGCGACCTCTCCCATGGCGGGATGCGCATCGGCCCGACCGATGCCGTCGACGTCGGCGACACGCTCCGCGTGGCGCTCCATTGCGGGACCGAGCTCGAGCCCCTGGTCGTCCTCGCGACGGCGCTCCGGGACGACGGGGTCGCCGGGGTCGTGCTCGAGTTCCAGGAGCTCTCGGACGGTCAGCGGGACCACCTCGAGAAGATCATCGCCAGCAGCAGCCCGCTCCGGATGGGCCGGGACGAAGACCTCTTCGAGAAGAGCGGCGCGGTCGTGATGGGCGAGATGCTCGAGACGATCTCGAAGGCGGGTCCGCCGCCGCCGAAGGACAAGCTCGTCGACAGCGACGACGAGATCAACGCCCACCTCGACGATCTATTCGACGCAGACTAG
- a CDS encoding LPP20 family lipoprotein gives MMTTNRLVGWLTLLFVTAAVGCAGTGGTPGWVNGERPPEYPERQYVAAIGLGENLSAAQIAAKGELSRVFSAKLASEIELIDRENVVDGVANASSDLLDTTRITTDLELQGAEVPLHWRDPRTGEIWAFAVLERNKECLRIRSEGRDLLTELDSHVGVARRDPNPLVAIRASVDAVRVGAELDGLQARSRVLGTQCAPARSISTGQLKGEAAERLAALSFVVRTADVDPRSGRATAELPQLREQIAGNLSKLGFQVGPASGARVVPVNARLRLSRVERGTEWVEYRYEGSAEVMSPVAGDPATIVVETSGAESHPEPSSARLRARRAGERDLAHQLDQRIKAFLEENTPD, from the coding sequence ATGATGACGACGAATCGACTCGTAGGATGGCTGACCCTTCTGTTCGTGACCGCGGCCGTGGGCTGTGCGGGGACGGGCGGCACGCCGGGATGGGTGAACGGCGAGCGTCCCCCCGAATACCCCGAGCGCCAGTACGTGGCGGCGATCGGCCTGGGCGAGAACCTCTCAGCCGCGCAGATCGCCGCGAAGGGCGAGCTCAGCCGGGTCTTCTCGGCGAAGCTCGCGTCCGAGATCGAGCTGATCGATCGCGAGAACGTGGTCGACGGCGTCGCGAACGCGAGCTCCGACCTGCTCGATACGACCCGGATCACGACCGACCTCGAGCTCCAGGGAGCCGAGGTCCCGCTCCACTGGCGCGACCCGAGAACCGGCGAGATCTGGGCCTTCGCCGTGCTCGAGCGGAACAAGGAATGCCTGCGGATCCGCAGCGAGGGGCGCGATCTCCTGACCGAGCTCGACAGCCACGTCGGGGTCGCCCGACGGGATCCGAATCCCCTCGTGGCGATCCGCGCGTCCGTGGACGCGGTCCGCGTGGGCGCGGAGCTCGACGGGCTCCAGGCCCGGAGTCGCGTCCTCGGGACCCAGTGCGCCCCCGCACGATCGATCTCGACCGGCCAGCTCAAGGGCGAAGCCGCCGAGCGGTTGGCGGCGCTCTCGTTCGTGGTTCGGACCGCGGACGTCGATCCGCGCTCGGGTCGCGCGACCGCCGAGCTTCCCCAGCTGCGCGAGCAGATCGCCGGCAACCTGAGCAAGCTCGGCTTCCAGGTGGGCCCCGCCAGCGGCGCGCGGGTCGTGCCGGTCAACGCCCGGCTTCGGCTCTCCCGCGTCGAGCGCGGGACCGAATGGGTCGAGTACCGCTATGAAGGCTCCGCCGAGGTCATGAGCCCGGTGGCGGGCGATCCGGCGACGATCGTCGTCGAGACCTCCGGCGCCGAGAGTCATCCCGAGCCGTCGAGCGCGCGCCTGCGGGCCCGGCGCGCCGGAGAGCGGGATCTGGCGCACCAGCTCGATCAGCGCATCAAGGCGTTCCTCGAAGAGAACACCCCGGACTGA
- a CDS encoding FHA domain-containing protein yields the protein MSTWLTAWRSREEREPTGPVMELLVVAGADAGSQFTLEGNEVLLGRGQPASGQVDVIRLDDKSISRKQAWIRRDASGTSIEHIPTAANPTLLNGAEISRARLSVGDRIEMGRVAIDVRARQGMNLSGLTEIMEDAARESTATGATLRSAVTQPAATRSPSPRDSASEVTVSTVDVGAGIVSDATDMRPVDVQIGDLIVARGIEELASARFPISMGTTTIGRGDDVDVRIPERGVSRLHAEIEIAGRSLELVHKSGTNQTFVNGFPVVDRVELENGDEIQLADQVVLRLALAAKARPAERAASSLSGSALSARMEHKLDLEREIEQFNVMGSFLDVDVVESRKMKGGGEKAEHIIVSFDRFRGFVSGICEEFEGQVLNSNGDELMCFFESPESALLAGSAILERLEAFNEDSNLLGKPFRFRIGAHTGVSLVDLSAGIAYSEVLDTAGHIQKQAEPNTMLISEQTLESVGKDLPVTSVGELAGDGGPLYRVDRFLAPEDVRSGA from the coding sequence TTGTCGACCTGGCTGACCGCCTGGCGCAGTCGTGAGGAGCGCGAGCCCACGGGGCCCGTCATGGAGCTCCTGGTCGTCGCGGGTGCGGACGCAGGCAGCCAGTTCACCCTCGAGGGCAACGAAGTCCTGCTCGGCCGCGGCCAGCCTGCGAGCGGCCAGGTCGACGTGATCCGGCTCGACGACAAGAGCATCTCGCGAAAGCAGGCCTGGATCCGCCGCGACGCGTCCGGCACCTCGATCGAGCACATCCCGACCGCCGCGAACCCGACCCTCCTGAACGGGGCCGAGATCTCTCGCGCGCGCCTCTCGGTCGGGGACCGGATCGAGATGGGCCGGGTCGCGATCGACGTGCGCGCGCGGCAGGGCATGAACCTCTCCGGTCTGACGGAGATCATGGAGGACGCCGCGCGGGAGAGCACCGCGACGGGGGCCACCCTGCGCTCCGCGGTGACCCAGCCCGCCGCGACCCGCTCGCCTTCGCCGCGGGATTCCGCCTCCGAAGTCACGGTTTCGACCGTCGACGTCGGCGCGGGCATCGTCAGCGACGCGACGGACATGCGCCCGGTGGACGTGCAGATCGGCGACCTGATCGTCGCGCGTGGGATCGAAGAGCTCGCGAGCGCACGCTTCCCCATCTCGATGGGGACGACCACGATCGGCCGTGGCGATGACGTCGATGTCCGCATTCCCGAGCGCGGCGTGTCGCGGCTCCATGCGGAGATCGAGATCGCCGGCCGCTCCCTCGAGCTGGTCCACAAGAGCGGTACGAACCAGACCTTCGTGAACGGCTTTCCCGTCGTCGATCGGGTCGAGCTCGAGAACGGGGACGAGATCCAGCTCGCGGATCAGGTGGTGCTCCGCCTGGCCCTCGCGGCGAAGGCGCGACCCGCCGAGCGCGCCGCGAGTTCGCTCTCCGGCTCCGCCCTCTCTGCTCGCATGGAGCACAAGCTCGATCTCGAGCGGGAGATCGAGCAGTTCAACGTGATGGGCAGCTTCCTCGACGTCGACGTCGTCGAGTCCAGAAAGATGAAGGGCGGCGGCGAGAAGGCGGAACACATCATCGTGTCGTTCGATCGCTTCCGCGGCTTCGTGTCCGGGATCTGCGAAGAGTTCGAAGGGCAGGTCCTGAACAGCAACGGCGACGAGCTGATGTGCTTCTTCGAGAGTCCCGAATCGGCGCTCCTGGCCGGCAGCGCGATTCTCGAACGCCTCGAAGCGTTCAACGAGGACTCGAACCTGCTCGGCAAGCCCTTCCGTTTCCGGATCGGCGCCCATACCGGCGTGTCTCTCGTCGATCTCTCGGCGGGCATCGCGTACAGCGAAGTCCTCGATACCGCGGGGCACATCCAGAAGCAGGCCGAGCCGAACACGATGCTGATCTCGGAGCAGACGCTCGAGAGCGTCGGCAAGGACCTGCCGGTCACGAGTGTCGGCGAGCTCGCGGGCGACGGGGGGCCGCTCTATCGGGTGGATCGTTTCCTCGCACCCGAAGACGTTCGTAGCGGCGCCTGA